From the Coffea eugenioides isolate CCC68of chromosome 1, Ceug_1.0, whole genome shotgun sequence genome, the window CTACCTTTCTCACCGTGGCAAAGCTCTGAGAATGTTATAATATGTGCAACGTTGTAGTTATATCTGGGTAACATCTCGTTAAGCTTAAAATTGACTCAAGATTAGAGTGGGCAATCTTGGTAGCCGTAGCTCCTAAAGACTATTGCCTCAAACTCAGGCTCTTAAGAACATCTATCATTATAAtagcttgtttggattgcggtttatttgccaaaatatatttgcttacatcatcattacaatttccaacgcacctttttatcttcccaattatctttttatctcacatacatcacatcacaaaaagtgctacagtaaaaatatctctaataattcacaatccaaacaaacctgtACAGCAGTGCAGTAGATGCACTTTGCGTGGAACGTACTCTATGGACTCCTAATGCATTCTTTAAGGCTCGTCCTTGCCCCCTAATGCACTATGAACgtcaatattttatttttttcttttttattatacTTTCACTCACAATGGATTACACTCCATAAAGTGTAATAGTATGGGTgcataattaaatcaaatatttattttaataatgcataactcatatcccataaataaataaagtaattttttaaaaataattttgttatttttaaaaaataaagtattaactttcattaaattttttaccttttggattttttattttctaaaaaataatattattaatttctAAGTTTGAACAAtatatctttttccaaaaataatatattgttatttttttcacATTTGTAGGAATACCAAAAAATGGGTAATTTGTAGGAATAACAGAAGTGGATAAATTGAGGGGAtacaaataactttgcacagtTGTAGGAATATCAGAAAATGggtaatttgaaaaattttggggttttgATTTTGTGAGGAGGATGAATTTTCAATAGTTGGAGCATTTAACATGTTTGTAAAACTACTAAAATTCTCATCCATAATcacaaaatattgaaattttaaaaaaattgtggAATGGGGTTGAGGAAAATGAGTGAGagagtaaaagaaataatagaGTAGAATGGTaggatataaaaaaaaaaggagtgtGTTGTGTGTTTATAtaaagaattaaaacataactcttggaaaaaaaatgaacgtTGCTGACTTTAACGTTGCTGGTATGAATTTTGACACTGGCCCATCCATTACATGCATCATCAGAATGATACGTGTGATGGGTATTACACGGCCACAATGGATCTATGTCATGACAGACATTGCACGCATCATTACACTCCGTTGCAGATGCCCTAAGAGGCCCAGACGGAGGACATTATATTCAATCGTCTTTCATATGGCCCTCCTTTCGTTATCGCTTCAATAGGAATGTTTCCCAACCCTTCCTTCTCTTTGCTTGTTCAACAAATTAGGTTAGATGCTTTCTCAAAGCCTCCTCCTCCTACCCCCACTCATTCGTGACCCTTACCCAAGGATCACTCACTCCAAAGAAACGCTCTCTCTGATTGCCATTTGCTCCCTTTTGGCGTATGCTCGTGCCAACTGATGAGAGCTTACTCTATTTCGGAGTCACTCATTTAAAATAAGCTAGAATAACAAGGGAGTTCAGGAAAAGCACGCATCAAACGTACTCTCTGGGTAAGTTGGACTTCCCTAAATGAGGCCACTTAACGCGCAACACAGACAAGAAATATTGTTCCCACAACTGTTCTGTTCCTATTATCATTTTTGCCCTTTCTCCATCAAACAAACCCAGCGTGAGCTTACTCATACCACCACCAAAACATGAGGTCAAAACACTAGGTACTTGTAAAATGTGGCTGAAAGCTGAATTCTAATGTAATCACATGGATTTCGGAACTGAATAAACGTATAGCCCAAGGCACATAATTCTACTGAAAAAAATTTCGAGCATTCTTCCTACTTAAAATCTATCACACATGGCCTCAATGTAATGAAAAACAGGGTTAGCTAACTTTGTTTTTACAAAATGGTAGGACAAATATGTGACATGTACAACTGTGAATAACTGCAGACCGTACTGCCAATCAACAATCTGGGAGGAAACACGGTAACCAATCCAAAGACAATCCCTTAGGGATTTCTAAGCGCAGCCAATCTCTTCTCCAGATCATCAATCCCCGaactgccaaaaaaaaaaatacaagggATAACTTTAGATCTATACAAAGAACTGGAAGGAGAACCAAGCTACACTTCCTACGACGATGGATAAACACCACATTGGAATACAACCTCATCAATTTATTCATGTACAATAGTGAACAGACATAATAACAGGCCAAATCTAGTATGTAAAGATCGTACTCCAGGGTGCTATGTTACTCGGACTCTTCACTATTCCTTGTGGCACTCGTGTCCAACTCTTTATTTTACACTAGGCTAGCCATATTGGCAGGACTCCCATAAGTAGAAAAACTATCAACACCTATTGAACATATTAATTTCTAGGTCATAATAGCAAAAATCCTAGCATTCCTTAAAAGAATAGTCCAATTTTCTAAAGAAATTTGTACATCAAGTTCCCCTTTATTATGTCAAAACACCCACTAtgagtgaaatgagaaaaggggaaacaagaaaagaaaaaacttgtCAGCTCTTGAATTCAAGGTGTTCACTTTGTTCCAAAGAGCAAAATGGTAATTTAACATAACATATCCATGTGCACGTATGCACGTCTTTGTTCGTATTCTTGTGAAAAAAATACAAGAGGAGGAATGAAAAAGAGTATAGGGATGCACCTGCTTCCATCCTCAGTGTTCTTCCCAGCAATTTTTCCCCTGGGAGCTGCTGACAACTGGAAGACAAGATGTGAAAAGTCAATTTGGCTAAAAGAGTATAAATAAGATAAACTCACACAACCACCAACCAGAAAGACGAACAAACCTGTGAGGCAACATCAACGCCAATTTCATCTAGCACCTAAAAATGTAAGATCAATGAGACATGGGCGTAAATCTCAGAAATGAGTAAAGAGATAGATATTAACACAATTAAAGCAAAATATTTGTAAATTTCAATAAACAACAATTTGCAACTAGATAGCATTTAAAATTTGATTCTCTATTTTACAGGACTCATTTGATGTCATAAATGTCAAGCAGCTTTGCATTTTAGCATACCTGGAACTCAATTTATCACTTTAAAGCACAAGCGAAGATGAAATTAAAGCCACAATGACATTCTCAAACTGCAAAGACTAGCTTTAAAGGCTTTACTTTCATGGTGATCAATTGTGACATACTCCCTCTgtcccattgaaagtgtcatGCTTTCCATTTTGGGATGTCCTAAAATGTTTGTTATCTTACTAAagtcaaagttacttttgatcTTTTTTTCCAATATTATTCCCACCTTTATCTATGTTTCATactaaattcaaatttgaaatttaaatttttgagGCTAATTGTGGAAACAAATCCACTAACATCACTATCAACCACTATTCTTAAAAGTTGGAATCCCGAAATGCGACAAACATTTCAGGACGGACATCATTATGATAGCATACGCAAGTAGCCTTCCATCTGCATACATGCTTCTGTTTCTGAACTAGGTTCATATAATCAGTTGGAAACTAAAACATATCAGAAAGGCCCATCTCTTCCCATGGACATTAATTGTAGAACTTTAGCTTCATATTTTATAACTGATTTAAGTGACTTCTCCAACTAAATGATAATTTCAAACTTAAAAGTTCCCAGTTCCAAGCATATGCCCCAAAATTTTACTCAAACTAAATGAAATGCCCTAACAAGACTTACCTGATTCGTCAACTCTTCACTTTCATCTTCCGCATCATCATCATCCAGAACATCATCTATGGCATCTGACATCATCTCAGTCTAGGAGGACAAACAACATAAACATTGGTGCCAGATATGCAAGTTAATATTCCATATTATAGTTCAAAGAAATTTTACAATCTTACCGTCATGTCCATCTGCCCTGATTGCTTCTGGAACTCTTGCATTACCTTTGCCTGATTTGCTGGGGACATTTGCTACAACACAGTATATAATCATGGATGTGAGTGGGGATAAAGATAACACAAACTGACTTTGATTTCATGTTTCCCCCTATGACAGAGAAAATCATTATGTTTTTGACAATTAAATCATAACCATTTTGTTTAAAGGAGATCACATGGTGCATGCAGTAAAAAGTTTATGGTCTAGGAGAGCCTAGACCACCCTTAAAGATGACACACTGTGTTATGAAgctaccaaaaataaataaataaaactataATGCTATTAAAGGATCCCTTGCCCCCTTGTTTTGTCTTGCTCAAAGGCGAGGGGGCAGGTGTCCTTGTCATTCATTCCAACTCCATGAACCATGGGTTAACCCAAAGCAAATTATGCTAAAATTAACTCTAGAATCTAGTATTTTGGAACTCTTCTCATTGAGAGGAACCAATTTCTTCTGCCTTCataagtctctctctctctgaggGCATAATCATATGCATCTATATTTTCTCTTTACACCATAAAACATTCACAAAGTTGACATCAGCCTAACCTTATTCATTGCTGACATAGCTTTAGTAGCACCTTTCATGCCGACAGCGACCGAAGAGTGGGCAGAAATTGCctgaaaaaataaatacaacttgATGAGGAATGCACTAGCCATATAGGGAATGGAAGGGTTAGAAAAATAAAGGATTTTCAGTGGTCTACCTGAGTGTGAGTAGCAATACCTCTCATTTGAGCTCGACTACCCTGCAAGTTGGCTATCTGCTGTCTCAGCCTAACCAGTTGACGTGCTAGAGTTTTGGCTGCTGCCTGgaaatttaataacaaaaattaagatGAAAATGCCAAAGACCTTTGTGGCGTATAATCTTATATGCTGTACAAAGAGACCATGAACTATAATAGGCATGAGTCTCAAGAGGCAAGGAAAAATTAGTAGAAGTGTACTGAGAGCAGCAAACCTCATTGCCTGTCTTAGCAGTTCTCTTTATCTCAGCAACAAGCTTCTTTTCCTATTTCACGGTCAAAGTTAGATATTCAACTCGAATTCTATGCAACTGAATTGTCAATAGAACTACCAAGAGGAAACTTTTGGCATACCTCTAATTGTAGTCCAGTAATTTCTCTCTCAATccctaaaatgaaaaaaatccaAGTGCAACGGAAATCACAATTGTGGAATTTTAACTAATCTGACAAactataacaataaaaataaacaaggAAGACTAGAAGCAGAAGTATATTCTCATTTTTGCCTCATTAGATGGTGCTCTTTATTCAGCAAAAAGATGATCTATAAGAGGGTAAACTGCACAATGGCAAAGGTGTCAAGTTTAAGAAATTCTGACCAAATAGCAACAAGACTTGCACCACTAAGGAAATTTGAGACTTTTCAACTCTTAGCAATACTGTCAAGCGCAGACATCAGATGATGATACTGCATCTTCTCCTCAACTTATATTCCTTGACCCCAGTTTAAGACTCTAACCATTATTAGGTCATAAAGAATTTTACTGCATCATCATGACACGGTAACCTTTACTTTGGCTTGTGCCTTTTGGCCTGAAACTTAAATAGAAAACATACCTCTATTTTATCTATTAACAGGGATGATTGGAAAATTACTACTATCACAATCTCTATGCTAATCAAAAATAAGATTAAGAATGAGATTTTGAGAAGCAGAGATATTGATACAACCTCTGGTGGCATTGGTCATTTCTCTTTTGCTCTGTCGCAGAGCCTCTgcaaatcaaaccaaatacaAATCCATTATTAGAGAGCATGAATTAGCATTAATATCCGATCTCAAGCAAAACagatttgaaaaaagaaaagagtgaaaaACCAAAGACCACTAGTAGTACAATGACTCAACCCATAAAAGAGTTCACAAGTCAACCCATAAAAGAGTTCGTCATATACCCataaaaggaaaagggaagacTATAGAGAATTTTGATCAGAAGAATTAGACGACACCAAACTCGAGAGAATTAAGAATGGGCGCTGAAAAGGAACCTTTGGCGGTGGGCTTCTTTGAGAAGATGTTCATTgatgttacttttttttttttgcctctttctttaattttgatcCTCCAGATAAAAGATATTTGTTTTGCCGGCAACAGATGTGTCAGGCGGGTGGCGAAAGTGACACGGAGAAGTGATTCCTCGGCGGTGGGCGTGGGGGGTTTGTTCTAACTTCTTTCCAACTCCTGCAACTTCGCACGGAAGACTTTACACTGTTTGATCAACA encodes:
- the LOC113751631 gene encoding vacuolar protein sorting-associated protein 2 homolog 3, which produces MNIFSKKPTAKEALRQSKREMTNATRGIEREITGLQLEEKKLVAEIKRTAKTGNEAAAKTLARQLVRLRQQIANLQGSRAQMRGIATHTQAISAHSSVAVGMKGATKAMSAMNKQMSPANQAKVMQEFQKQSGQMDMTTEMMSDAIDDVLDDDDAEDESEELTNQVLDEIGVDVASQLSAAPRGKIAGKNTEDGSSSGIDDLEKRLAALRNP